AGTTGTTTGTTTCATTTTCATTCCTCCCTTTTTCTGAAGAGGAGATAAAACAATCCATCAATGTCAGACACTAAAAAAGGGCCCATCTATGCCAGAAGGACCCTTTGAAGCCTGTACTTGTTTCATCCCTCTGTCCCAGTCCGCTACCGGATCCAGGCAGAACTATTTTGTTTATTATTAGTCACCAAGGTGCAGTTCTTTCGATACCGCCCAGATTGATTATAGCAAATGACTACTTTTTTGGCTACAAAACGAAATTAACCATCTATCTGGATATCCGCGGAATAGATATGATGAATGTCTCCTGCAGAATCCTCGATTAATAAAACTCCATCTTCCGTTATTCCGGTAGCTTTTCCCTTGATTTCCCCTGTGATTGTTCTTGCAGTGATTTGCTTACCTATGCTGATCGCATAGCTTTCCCACATCAGCTTGATTGGAAAAAAGCCTTTTTCCAGATAAAGCAAATATAATTTCTCCATTTTTTCCAGTATCGACCTGATCAGTTTTTCCCTATCTATCTTTTTGCCAGATTCGATGGAGAGCGACGAAGCAATTGGCCGGATATCCTCCGGGAAGTCTTCAATATCTGTATTCACGTTTATGCCGATGCCAATAATGATTGAATTAATACGGTCAGATTCCGCCTGGAGCTCGGTGAGGATCCCGGTTATTTTCTTTCCGTTAATGAGTATATCATTCGGCCATTTTATTTCGGGCAGCAGGCCTGTTACCTCCTCTATAGCCTGTACTACACCCACTGCTGTGATCAATGTCAGCTGCGGAGCCTTAGGGATCGGAATTTTCGGTCTGAGGATGAGACTCATCCATATTCCAGAGTACTTGGGAGAATGCCATTTCCGATCCATTCTGCCCCTACCTGCAGTTTGCTCTTCGGCAATCACGACTGTTCCTTCTTCGGCATGTTCGTATGCCAGTTTATACGCAATTTTTTGGGTCGATTCCACGCTGTCATGGTAGTGAAGGTTCCTGCCTAAAAATTCAGTGTTTAAACCCAGGTTAATTTTATCTGCAGACATATTGTCAGGGATTGAAACGATCTTATAGCCTTTTTTTCTTACCGCCTCAAACTGAAAACCCTCCTTGCGAAGTTCTTCAATATGCTTCCAAACGGCCGTACGTGTACAGCCCGCAATATCGGCAAGATGTTGTCCTGACAAGTATTCAGTTTCATTTTTTGTAAAGGCATCAATTAACTTTTTTCTGATTTCTGATTGAACCCGCTCAGCCATTTCTTTATTTTCTCCTTCTCATTTGGTACAACGCCATAAATCACAGAACGCTCAATTTCTTCAATAGTCTGGCGCAGCCATGGTCCAGGAGGTTGATTCATCCAGTCCATGACATCGTTCCCCGTTACGTCTAATTCCTTGCGGTGCTTAATTGGAAGCTGCTCATACAATTCCCTGATCTTATTTAAATTGACGCTATTATTTTGGAGGGATGAATATACTATTTCAGCACTAATCGCATCTTCCAGCCCTGCATTATAGACCAATTCCAGATTCCAGTCATTTTCAAGGCGATGTATTAATAATGAAAGAGTTTTGATGATCCTCTTAATTTTATTGACTGGGAGCTTCCATTCTCTCAAGAAAACATCAATTTCTTTATCCTTCAACCCTAATTCGTAAACTAACAGAACCCAGGAATCTGTCAGTTTGAAGTTCTCTGTCAAACGACTCGAAAAACGTATCATTGTATCACTACGACCTTTCAAGCCTGGCAAATAGTGTATCATCCCGCTATCCGCCAGCAAATGGACCGCTTCTCTCCTGCCTGTACCCATGAGCAATTTCTCAAATTCCACCGTTTTCCGTTCGACTGCGATGTTGTCCAACAGGTGAGATAGAGCGCAAAGCGATTCTAAAGTACGTTTTTCAATTGAAAAAGATAATTGTGACTGGAATCTGACAGCCCTTAACATCCTTAGTGCATCTTCTCCGAATCGTTCTTCCGGATTGCCTACAGTGGCTATCTGTTTGTTTTTTATTGCCTCTTTTCCTGCGAAAGGATCGATAATGTTCCCTTCTTTGTCCATCGCCATAGCATTCATCGTAAAATCCCGACGCTGAAGATCTTCCTTTAATGACCGAATGAATGAAACCTTATCAGGCCTGCGGAAATCAGAGTAGTTTCCTTCTGAACGGAATGTCGTGATTTCGTAGTGGCCATTCTTATGATGGACGAGTATAGTTCCATGTTCAATTCCCACATCATTGGTTTTAGGGAAAATTTCTTTTAACTCCTCAGGTAACGCCGAGGTAGCGATATCCACATCGGATATTTCGCGGCCCAGGATATGATCCCTGACAGAACCGCCGACAAAATAGGCTTCAAATCCAGCATTCTCGATTAATTGAAGGACAGGTACTGCCTGTTTGAATGGATCGCCGATCATTGTTCTTCCTGCCCAACGAGGGTATAGTAAATGCTTTCATATTCAGAAACAATCTGTTCAGCGCTGAAACTCTTCTCCGCCCGTTCTATCGAGTTTTCAGCAAATCTCTTGTGTAAGGCCGGATTGGAAAGGATATTAACAGCCTTCTTGGTAATTTCTTCAGTATTTCCTAATTCACACACGAATCCCGTCTCTCCATCTACGATTACTTCCGGGATTCCGCCTACATTCGTTCCGATACATGGCACGCCACAAGCCATCGCTTCCAAAGCGACCAATCCGAAACTTTCTTTTTCTGAAAGGAGAAGCATTAAATCACTAATTGAATATAATTCCTCAACTCTCTCCTGTTTACCAAGAAGAAGGACTTTGTCTCGTATCCCTAGTTCACTTGCAAGACTGCAGACAGTCTTCATTTCCGGGCCATCTCCTACCAGCAAAAGTTTAGCCGGCATTTTTTCTGCAATTCCTGCGAATGCTTTGATGACATCAGGAACTCTTTTAACTGGCCGGAAGTTGGAAACATGGATGACCACTTTTTCTTCAGGCAGGATTCCAAATTCCTTTTTAAGGTCCAGCGAGTCAATTCGTTTGTTGACACGAGTGTCGATGAAATTATAAACGCAGTCAATTTCTTTATCCGGTTTGATTAAATCATATGTCTGCTGAATGAGCGAATTGGACACTGCTGTAACATAGTCCGACTTTTCAATTCCGAAACGAATAGCATCTGTAAGAGATGGATCATATCCAAGTACAGTTATATCGGTACCATGAAGCGTAGTGACAATCTTCAGATCCCGCCCGCTCATCTGGCGGGCCAAAATGGCACAGACCGCATGGGGGATTGCATAATGCACGTGCAGGACATCTAGATTTTCCATAACAGCGACCTCTGCAATTTTGCTTGCAAGCGCGATATCATATGGCGGATATTGAAAGACAGAATATTGATTGACTTCTACCTCATGAGAATAGATATTTCGATACATCTTCTTCAACCGGAAGGGAAGGCTCGAGGAGATAAAATGGATCTCATGGCCTTTCTCTGCCAGCAGCTTCCCGAGTTCTGTTGCGACAACTCCAGACCCTCCTACCGTCGGGTAACAGGTGATGCCAATTTTTAATTTTTTCATTTTCCTTCCCCTAACAAATCCTTTTGGATTAACAATGGTTTTTTTGACATGAAACCCTCAGCATAGGCAACACCGGCTTCTTTGCCAAATAGTTTCTCGCGGGCCTCAACTGTTTCGATATAGCCATTCACAAGCGGAGTATCGAATGTGGCTGCCCCTTTCATGAATTGGCTTTCATAGGCATTCAGCGCATTGATTTTTATATGGATCGTCTCTGAAACATCAACAACAAAATCGGGTTTATGGAATCCATTAATCATATAAAAATATAAAGCTTTTGGCCTATGTGGTGCCAATCCATGCTCTTCATCATATCTTCTTACTGCTGCCGAAAAGACCGCCTCCTCGACAAGGCGGGCACAGCTGCCATGGTCAGGATGACGGTCATCAAAATAAGGTGCAAAAACTATGTCCGGTGTGTTACGCCTGATCACTCTAACAATTTCCCTTATGTATTCATCCTTTAAAAACAAGCCTCTGTCCGGCAAATCAAGTGCTTCCCTCATCTTCACCCCAAGAATGCCGGCTGCTTCATTTGCTTCACGTCTCCTCGTATCTACCGTTCCATTCGAAGACATCTCCGCTTTCGTCAAATCACATATCCCAATGGATTTTCCTTCGGCAGCATATTTTGCGATTGTTCCACCCATGCCGATTTCCACATCATCAGCATGGGCACCGAATGCCAGTATATCAAGATTCATTGGTTCCATGTACATCACCAGTTTCTTCTTTCACTATATTTCGCCAGTCCAGGTCTCCTCTTTCGATTCCTTTGACGAGAATCTCCGCTGTTCCCATATTGGTCGCAAGCGGGACAGAATATACATCACAAAGCCGTAGCAGGGCTGTCACATCAGGCTCATGCGGCTGGGCAGTAAGTGGATCCCTGAAGAAGAATACTGCATCCATTAGATTGTTGGCGATTCGTGCGCCGATTTCCTGGTCACCGCCAAGGGGGCCGGATTGAAACCTTGTCACGTTCAGGCCGGTTGCTTCAATGATCCTTAGCCCTGTAGTTCCAGTAGCGAATAATGTATGTTTCTCAAAGATTTCTTTATAAGCGACTGCGAAACCCACAAGATCATCTTTCTTTTTATCGTGGGCAATTAAGGCAATATTCATTGGTTTCTCCCCTATTCAATGATATTCTCTAGTCCGTAAACAAAACCATCCATTTTCATGACGGTATCCACCGCAAGCTTTACCCCGGACATAAAGGAGCTTCGATTATACGAATCATGGCGTATCGTCAATGTTTGTCCGTCAGCGCCAAATAACACTTGCTGGTGTGCAATAAGTCCAGGAAGCCTAACAGAATGAATATGCATTCCTTCATAATCCGCACCGCGGGCACCCTGAATCGTTTCTTTCTCGTCAGCATGGCCCTGTTTTTTAGGCTCACGAACATCCGATATCATTTGAGCCGTTTTTACGGCTGTACCTGATGGCGCATCCAGCTTCTGATCATGGTGCAGTTCAATTATTTCAACATCATTGAAATATTTGGCGGCCATTTGCGAGAATTTCATCATCAGCACTGCTCCGACTGCAAAATTCGGTGCAATGATACAGCCTGTTTCCTGTTGTGCGCAAAGCTGTTCAAGTTCTTCAAGGTCTTCTTGACTGAACCCTGTTGTCCCTACTACTGGGCGAACTTTATATTTCAATGCAGTCCTTGTATGGAACATGCCGACTTCAGGTGTCGTCAAATCGATCAATACGTCTGGCTCTACTTCCTGAAGACATTTCTCAAAATCCGTATAGATTAAGGCTTCACTCTCCGGAAAACCGTCGAGCTCCCCAATTTTCATTCCTTCATACTTTCGGTCAACAACTCCTGCGAGTTCATATTCTTCTGTTCCCAGCACGAGGTTGACAGCCTCTTTTCCCATTCTTCCACGTGGTCCTGCAATGACTATTTTTACTTTTCCCATCATCCCTTGTCTCCTTTAACTGTCTTTTCTCGTCCAGCGGTCTTTGTCCCTTGTATTGAACTTTTTCATGACCATGTTATGTGCTTCTTCCAGGTCTATATTTAAAGAGTTGGCAAAACAAATCATAACAAATAGCATATCTCCCAGCTCTTCTTCAATTGTCTTTTCCTTTTCATCATTCTTCTTTGGCTTCTCGCCATAAAAATGGTTTACCTCGCGAGCCAGCTCACCCAGCTCCTCGGTCATGCGTGCAGTCAATGCGAGCGGACTGAAGTATCCCTCTTTAAACTGGCTAATATATGCATCCACTTCCTGCTGGAGTTCTTTCATCGTTTTATTTTCACTCAAGAAACTCACCCAACCTTTAGTATGTATGTTGTTCTATTATCTATATCGATGTTAGCTTAATGGAGGTACTTTGACAAATATTTTTATTTCAAACTAATTATGGACATACCAACAATGAAGCTTTATATCAGTATGAACCGGACGTGGAGTGTAGAAAATTCCGACTCTTCATGTCCCTCCTGTAAAAGATTGCCCTTGTTGGTTATATTTTATATAATATAAGCGCTTCATTTGGTTCATTTTAGTCGTACTTTTAGGAGGAATAAACGTGCTGAAGGGCTTAAAATTCAAAAACATCTTTTTCATTTTGCTTGGTGCGGCTATTTTTTCATTCGGTCTTGTTCATTTCAATATGCAGAATAACCTGGCAGAAGGCGGATTCACCGGTATTACACTCTTGCTTTATTTCGTATTCGGCTGGTCTCCATCGATCACGAACTTATTATTAAACCTGCCGCTGTTTTTTATAGGCTGGAAGCTGCTTGGACGGAATGTATTCATTTATACCATCATAGGAACTGTAGGTGTTTCCATATTTCTGGCTATATTCCAGAAATATCAGATTCAGATGCCCCTATATGAAGACTTATTTTTAGCTGCTTTGTTTGCGGGCGTGTTCATTGGGATTGGTCTCGGTATCATCTTCCGTTATGGCGGAACAACAGGCGGAGTCGACATTATCGCAAGACTTGCGCAAAAATATTTTGGGTGGACGATGGGCCGGACAATGTTCATGTTCGACTTTGGTGTTATAACTCTTTCCCTTCTTACATACCTCAACTATAGGGAGGCCATGTATACACTTGTAGTTGTTTTTGTGGGGGCAAGGGTAATCGACTTTATGCAAGAAGGGGCATACGCTGCAAGAGGAGCCATGATTATCTCAGAAAATAATGAAGAGATCGCAGCAAAAATCATGAAGGAAATGGACCGGGGTGTCACAAGCCTAAAAGCTGTAGGCTCTTATACGAAAGCTGAAAGAGATGTTTTATACTGCGTGGTAGCCAAGAACGAAATTGTCCGATTGAAAAGTGTCATTAATTCAGTCGACCCACACGCTTTTGTGTCGGTCACAGTGGTCCATGATGTACTTGGTGAAGGGTTTACGCTTGATGAAAACAAATTGCCTTTGGAGAGATAAAAAATCGCACAGAACAAAAAGCGCAATTGCCTTGGTCAGCCTACTCCAAAGGTTGATATATTATTTTCTAATTAACAAAAAAATCCGGAGAATTCTCCGGATTTTTTTATTCTTCACTGGTCATTCCAGTATATATCATCACTAAGCGCAACAGTTCAAGGACCGCAACCGCTGCTGCAGCTACATAGGTCAAAGCAGCTGCATTCAAAACTTTCTTTGTTTCTCTTTCTTCATCATTGCGAATGATGCCATTTGAAACTACCAGGTCCATTGCCCTGTTGGAAGCGTTGAATTCCACCGGCAAGGTTATGATCTGGAAAACAACAGCAGCAGCCATGAATAGGATACCAAGTAACAGTAAACCGCTTAATTGAGCAAAAATCCCAATTAGGATCAGGATCCAGGAAAAGTTTGACCCTAAGCTTGCCACTGGAACAAGCGCATGGCGGAAGCGAAGGAATGCATAGTCCTCAGCATCCTGAATCGCATGGCCTACCTCATGAGCAGCAATTGCTGCTGCTGCGACTGAATGGCCGAAAAAGTTTCCGGAGGATAAACGGACAACCTTTGAACGCGGGTCGTAGTGGTCACTTAAATAACCTCTTGTTTCCTCGACGCCAACATTATATAAACCGTTATCATCCAAGATCTTACGCGCTACCTCAGCCCCAGTCATTTGTGACGAAGAAGCGACCTGTGAATATTTCTTGTATGCTCCTTTTACTTTGAATTGAGCCCATAATGGGATCAAAATAATAAGCGCAAAATAAATTAACGTAGACATCTAGTACCTCCCCTTACAACTCTTGCTGTTATCATTATTTTATTAATACTAGATAGCGGTGTCAATTTTTTCGTTCTTTTTGTACATTTCTCTTTTTCTCATTGTCCCCTCTATATTTTCTCCAACCAACATAGGACAATGTAAGAATGATGATGCTTCCAGTAGAAATCATTACCCACCACAGGGATGGATCCGCTTCATCCTCGGTCATGTCATCAAAGATATTCTGCAAGTCCGACTCAAGGGCTTCCAGTTCCTCCTGGCTGGTGGCTTCTTCGAGAACTTGGGGCCGATACTGGTCAATAAAGCTGATTTTAGCATCAACTTTTTGGATTCTTTCCGGTGTGATGTCAATCTTCATGCTCGGATAAATGACATTATACAATGACAGAAATGAATTAAGGTTCGAATGGAATTCGTCATTATCACCTTCATAAGCAGCAGTCTTCATATCATTGAATACTGTCATGATGGGACCTTCCATTTCAGTCCATAACGGCTGATGAGTGGAGGCAATCGCATCAATTACAAGTCTGAATTTTGTAACCCGATTCATCCTTTCAGCATGTCCCAGGTCATTGTTTGCCACCGCTTCAACTGCTTCATCATGCGCTACAGTAATAATCCGCAATTCATCCATAGTGAATGGACGACCATCCCCGGCGACTATCAGGAATTCTTCTGAAAAATGATTCAACAATCTGTTCGCATCATCATATCGGTGAAGTTTGACCATTTGCAGAGCTTGGTCTGATATATTGTCCAGTTCCTCAACAGGCGACTGTGGTTCTGCGTATGCTGCGAACGGCGCAAGCAATAATAGTAGCACCGTAAAGAATAAAAGATATTTTGCTCTCATTCCTGTCCCCCCTCTAAATACTATTAAAATGTATGAGAGGGTGGACAAGGTTAGACCAAAATTAAAGGGTTATCTTGATCTTTTTAGCGAGAGTGCGAATCGCTCAGGCCGCAGTCCGAAATAATAACCAACGGCAATTGAGAAAATGCTCAGCCAGAATGTAAAGTATCCAATTTGGTCCATATATAAATCTAGCGTATGGTACCTAGGCATCATTTCAAAAACATAGTCAATGATTTCATTATGAAGAACGACCACTGCAGCGACAATCAAATGCCATGCTTTCATCCGATAAAAAGGAGCGTATAACACCCCTTCCACCGCCATCGCAAAATGGGAAGCCATCAGCATGAGGCCGATCCAGTCGAGCTGGCCTGAAACGAAGAACACCATTGAGTTCATGACCACAGCCCATAGGCCATATTTGACTAAGCTTACGATAGCCAATGCTTCCATTAAAGGCCAATTTCTCCCCATAAGGAATGCCCCCAAAACGAATACAAAAAACAAGCTTGCAGTTGGACTATCTGGGACGAAAAGAAGAAACCGCGGTGGTGTATCGATAAGCTGCCATTTGTACCAATAGTACCCGTAGGCTGTCCCTAACACATTCACCCAAAATAACAGCC
This portion of the Mesobacillus sp. S13 genome encodes:
- a CDS encoding CCA tRNA nucleotidyltransferase, coding for MIGDPFKQAVPVLQLIENAGFEAYFVGGSVRDHILGREISDVDIATSALPEELKEIFPKTNDVGIEHGTILVHHKNGHYEITTFRSEGNYSDFRRPDKVSFIRSLKEDLQRRDFTMNAMAMDKEGNIIDPFAGKEAIKNKQIATVGNPEERFGEDALRMLRAVRFQSQLSFSIEKRTLESLCALSHLLDNIAVERKTVEFEKLLMGTGRREAVHLLADSGMIHYLPGLKGRSDTMIRFSSRLTENFKLTDSWVLLVYELGLKDKEIDVFLREWKLPVNKIKRIIKTLSLLIHRLENDWNLELVYNAGLEDAISAEIVYSSLQNNSVNLNKIRELYEQLPIKHRKELDVTGNDVMDWMNQPPGPWLRQTIEEIERSVIYGVVPNEKEKIKKWLSGFNQKSEKS
- the dapB gene encoding 4-hydroxy-tetrahydrodipicolinate reductase is translated as MGKVKIVIAGPRGRMGKEAVNLVLGTEEYELAGVVDRKYEGMKIGELDGFPESEALIYTDFEKCLQEVEPDVLIDLTTPEVGMFHTRTALKYKVRPVVGTTGFSQEDLEELEQLCAQQETGCIIAPNFAVGAVLMMKFSQMAAKYFNDVEIIELHHDQKLDAPSGTAVKTAQMISDVREPKKQGHADEKETIQGARGADYEGMHIHSVRLPGLIAHQQVLFGADGQTLTIRHDSYNRSSFMSGVKLAVDTVMKMDGFVYGLENIIE
- the bshB1 gene encoding bacillithiol biosynthesis deacetylase BshB1 codes for the protein MEPMNLDILAFGAHADDVEIGMGGTIAKYAAEGKSIGICDLTKAEMSSNGTVDTRRREANEAAGILGVKMREALDLPDRGLFLKDEYIREIVRVIRRNTPDIVFAPYFDDRHPDHGSCARLVEEAVFSAAVRRYDEEHGLAPHRPKALYFYMINGFHKPDFVVDVSETIHIKINALNAYESQFMKGAATFDTPLVNGYIETVEAREKLFGKEAGVAYAEGFMSKKPLLIQKDLLGEGK
- the bshA gene encoding N-acetyl-alpha-D-glucosaminyl L-malate synthase BshA — encoded protein: MKKLKIGITCYPTVGGSGVVATELGKLLAEKGHEIHFISSSLPFRLKKMYRNIYSHEVEVNQYSVFQYPPYDIALASKIAEVAVMENLDVLHVHYAIPHAVCAILARQMSGRDLKIVTTLHGTDITVLGYDPSLTDAIRFGIEKSDYVTAVSNSLIQQTYDLIKPDKEIDCVYNFIDTRVNKRIDSLDLKKEFGILPEEKVVIHVSNFRPVKRVPDVIKAFAGIAEKMPAKLLLVGDGPEMKTVCSLASELGIRDKVLLLGKQERVEELYSISDLMLLLSEKESFGLVALEAMACGVPCIGTNVGGIPEVIVDGETGFVCELGNTEEITKKAVNILSNPALHKRFAENSIERAEKSFSAEQIVSEYESIYYTLVGQEEQ
- the ypjB gene encoding sporulation protein YpjB — protein: MRAKYLLFFTVLLLLLAPFAAYAEPQSPVEELDNISDQALQMVKLHRYDDANRLLNHFSEEFLIVAGDGRPFTMDELRIITVAHDEAVEAVANNDLGHAERMNRVTKFRLVIDAIASTHQPLWTEMEGPIMTVFNDMKTAAYEGDNDEFHSNLNSFLSLYNVIYPSMKIDITPERIQKVDAKISFIDQYRPQVLEEATSQEELEALESDLQNIFDDMTEDEADPSLWWVMISTGSIIILTLSYVGWRKYRGDNEKKRNVQKERKN
- a CDS encoding DUF1405 domain-containing protein, with protein sequence MKRLYPLLGNRSVLWLLFWVNVLGTAYGYYWYKWQLIDTPPRFLLFVPDSPTASLFFVFVLGAFLMGRNWPLMEALAIVSLVKYGLWAVVMNSMVFFVSGQLDWIGLMLMASHFAMAVEGVLYAPFYRMKAWHLIVAAVVVLHNEIIDYVFEMMPRYHTLDLYMDQIGYFTFWLSIFSIAVGYYFGLRPERFALSLKRSR
- a CDS encoding YitT family protein, coding for MLKGLKFKNIFFILLGAAIFSFGLVHFNMQNNLAEGGFTGITLLLYFVFGWSPSITNLLLNLPLFFIGWKLLGRNVFIYTIIGTVGVSIFLAIFQKYQIQMPLYEDLFLAALFAGVFIGIGLGIIFRYGGTTGGVDIIARLAQKYFGWTMGRTMFMFDFGVITLSLLTYLNYREAMYTLVVVFVGARVIDFMQEGAYAARGAMIISENNEEIAAKIMKEMDRGVTSLKAVGSYTKAERDVLYCVVAKNEIVRLKSVINSVDPHAFVSVTVVHDVLGEGFTLDENKLPLER
- the mgsA gene encoding methylglyoxal synthase, translating into MNIALIAHDKKKDDLVGFAVAYKEIFEKHTLFATGTTGLRIIEATGLNVTRFQSGPLGGDQEIGARIANNLMDAVFFFRDPLTAQPHEPDVTALLRLCDVYSVPLATNMGTAEILVKGIERGDLDWRNIVKEETGDVHGTNES
- a CDS encoding biotin--[acetyl-CoA-carboxylase] ligase; translation: MAERVQSEIRKKLIDAFTKNETEYLSGQHLADIAGCTRTAVWKHIEELRKEGFQFEAVRKKGYKIVSIPDNMSADKINLGLNTEFLGRNLHYHDSVESTQKIAYKLAYEHAEEGTVVIAEEQTAGRGRMDRKWHSPKYSGIWMSLILRPKIPIPKAPQLTLITAVGVVQAIEEVTGLLPEIKWPNDILINGKKITGILTELQAESDRINSIIIGIGINVNTDIEDFPEDIRPIASSLSIESGKKIDREKLIRSILEKMEKLYLLYLEKGFFPIKLMWESYAISIGKQITARTITGEIKGKATGITEDGVLLIEDSAGDIHHIYSADIQIDG
- a CDS encoding nucleotide pyrophosphohydrolase, with translation MKELQQEVDAYISQFKEGYFSPLALTARMTEELGELAREVNHFYGEKPKKNDEKEKTIEEELGDMLFVMICFANSLNIDLEEAHNMVMKKFNTRDKDRWTRKDS
- a CDS encoding zinc metallopeptidase, producing the protein MSTLIYFALIILIPLWAQFKVKGAYKKYSQVASSSQMTGAEVARKILDDNGLYNVGVEETRGYLSDHYDPRSKVVRLSSGNFFGHSVAAAAIAAHEVGHAIQDAEDYAFLRFRHALVPVASLGSNFSWILILIGIFAQLSGLLLLGILFMAAAVVFQIITLPVEFNASNRAMDLVVSNGIIRNDEERETKKVLNAAALTYVAAAAVAVLELLRLVMIYTGMTSEE